Below is a window of Zygosaccharomyces rouxii strain CBS732 chromosome C complete sequence DNA.
CTGCCAAAAActctcaattgaatcaattgcCTCAAAATAACACTTAACATGTCTCCTCTAAACGTTGGTATTGTCGGTACGGGTATCTTTGCCAAGGATATGCATTTGCCATGCTACCAATCCTACCCAGATAAATTCAGAATTGCAGCTGCTAACAACAGAACCAAGAGTAAGGCTGAGGATTTTGCTAAATTAGCTGGTATTCCGGAAAATAAGGTGTATGATACTCTAGACGAGGTTCTTCAAGACAAGGACATCGATTTCATTGATGCTATGTTACCTGTCCAAAACAATTTAGATACAGCCAAAAAGGCCATTGCAGCTAAGAAACCAATCCTTTTGGAGAAGCCAATTGCTGCCAATTTGACTCAAGCTAGGGAACTGGTCAAAATTGCAGAAGCCAGTGACGTCCCAGTGGGTATTGCAGAGAATTGGCTTTATTTAGAAGTCTTAGAAGAGGCCAAGAAGCACATTGGTAAGATTGGTCCTATTGTTGCCTTTACTCATAACTCTACCGGTCCATTTGTTACTTCTAACAAATACTTGGCAACCACCTGGAGACAAAATCCTGAACACATTGGTGGATTCTTATCAGATGGTGGTGTTCACCAAATGGGTCTTGCCGCTTCATTAGTTGGTGAGTTCGACACCGTGTCAGCTTTGACTAGACAGGTCCGTAAGGAATCTGGTACTGATGATATTGTGTTCTCTACAGTTAGCATCAGAAACAGCGATGTTATCGGTACTTTCACTTATGGTTCCGCCTTCGGTGCTACTGACAAGTCTGTTTACCTCAAAATCTACGGTAAGAACGGTTCTCTGTTGGTAGACCTTTCCGACAAGGCTCAACCTGTGGTTAAGGTTAGAGTTGGTGGAACCCTAGAGACTGCAGGTCAGGAAGAAGTTTACCCAGTGAAGACTGATGGTACTAGTGGTGTCAAAGCTGAATTCTTAAACTTTTACGAGACTGTTTCTCAAAAAGATAAGAGTTTGTTCAGGGGCTCTCCAAGGGTTACCTTCCACCACTTGGCAGTTATTGGCGCCTTCCTGGATTCTTCTGCTAAGAACGGTAGTCCCGTTAAGGTTGAACAACCATGATTGACGATTTTTATGCATATAATATGTATTTGGAATGAGAGATATTAAATAAATAGCTAAATGTTTCGATTATTTTTATGCGATATAAGCACCACATCCGCCACCACCCGGTGTCATTATTATAATGCGGTCTCCAGGTTTCACTTTGACGGAATTCTTACTGCCAATGTTAATTAGATTTTTGCCATCGTCCCTGATCCAAAGATTTAGACCTCTTTCACCATCAGCACCACCATTGATCCCGCGTGGGGCAATAACTCTCCTCTCTGATAGAATGGAGGCCTCTACAGGTTGACGGAATTCAATATCCCTGAGGGCACCATTACCGCCAAAGTATTTCCCTTGGCCGCCAGATCCATTCCTGACGGAAAATTCTCTGAGGATAACAGGatatcttctttcaaaaatctcACTATCAGTTATTCTTGTATTGGTCATATTTGTATGTACGGCACTCGTACCATTCCAACCAGGACCTCTCCAAGAGTCTTCACCGGCACCATGGCCACCACATATAGTTTCGTAATAACCAAATCCTTTGGACACAATTCCTGTATTTGGATCTCTACCACCTGTACCAAATGTGAAATTGTTACAATCACCTTGGGAATCGGCCATAACGTGGAAGGTTTTCAGTACTACATCAGTTACTCTTTGAGATGTAAGAACATTACCACCTACCACGGCAATACCATTGATAGGACTTAGAATTGAACCTTTGGGGATCTTTATTGTTAGCGGTTTTAAACATCCTTGGTTTAATGGGATGTCTTCACCTACTAAACATCTCAAACAATATAAAATTGCTGAATTAGTGATTGCCTCAGGGGCATTCAAGTTACCATAAACCTGTGGTGAAGTaccttcaaaatcaaagacatactcttccttttcaatatctagcgaaatcttcaatttgatcaaagtCCCATCATCCATAAGATCATCGCCGATAAAATGCgtctttccaaaatgttGCGTGAGTTGTTTTAGCATTTTTTTGATCGTTTGTGAAGCATTTTCCTGAATGGCTTTCATATATTTTACAATGACATTCAACCCACTTTCATCAATCATTTTCGAAATTAATTGAATACCTTTGTTGTTGGCGGCAATCTGTGCCTTCAAATCACTGATATTATCACTGATTCTTCTGGCACCTGAACATCCCGGGTACTTGGCAGGTTCCTCTAAAAGAAGCTTAGTgattaattcttcttgaaagaCACCCTCTCTGACAATTAGCTCTGAATAAATAGAAGCACCCTCTTCATAAAGTTCCTTAGAATTGGGGGGAACAGAACCAGGGAGAATACCACCAATATCGGCATGATGAGCACGAGATGCCACATAGAAGATCAATTCACCCGTTTCTGAAAAAGCTGGTGAAATTACTGTAATATCAGGAAGATGTGTACCACCAATCTCTGGATGATTACTAACTATAACATCACCGTCCTTCAATTTGCCTCTCCATAGCTTTGCCTGAGCCGATATGCAGGTAGACATAGAACCCAAATGAACAGGCAAGTGAGGTGCATTTGCAACTAGATTACCTTCAGGATCAAATAGTGCACACGAAAAATCTAGTCTTTCTTTTACATTCGTCGATGTTGAAGTCTTCTGCAGCTGCATTCCCATCTGTTCAGCAATATCCATGAATCTGTGACTGAAAATGGACAACATTACTGGGTCTAAACGGAACTCAGATTCATTTAATGATCCACTACCAGATTTTCCCAAGActttaatgaaaatatgagatttcaaaatgtgTGCTATGGAATTACCAGGTATAATGTTAGTTTGGGTACCATCTGCTAAAATAGCAGGACCCTTTACGACGGTACCATAAgccatttcatcaattctaAAAACTGGAGTCTTTACCCAGCTGTTCTCAAAATAAACGTCTTTGAAAAGGGAAGCCTCTTTAGATGCAACAACTTCTCTAGGAGCATATTTTTGAAGCTGATCATCCACTGATTCCTCCTTCCTAACATGAGATTTACCCACAGCTCTCACACGGACATCGTCGACAATAATATTCTTATCACTAAATGCAAAGCCGAACTCTCTTTTATGAGAATCTGCAAACCATTGCtcaaaattccaattttcattttcctccaAGATCATTAAGCTGGTTTCTGTACCTTCATACCTCAAATTTAGATATTTTTCGTAAACAATATGGCTCCCATCGAATCCCTGAGCAATCAATGCTTCTTTAGATTTCACTTCAAGCTGTGCCAATTTCGACTTTACGCTTCTTATATTTTCATCGTTATTAAGTGACATGAAGCATGCTTCTTGGTTCTCTTCAACCACATCAGCAAGGAAAATACCATAAGCAGAAAGAATAGAAGAGTACCTATGAGCCAAAACTTCCTTAATACCTAGGGATTCCGCAACTGCTACAGCATGTTgaccaccagcaccaccaaaGGTCACCAAACGATGCTTTGATACTAGATGTCCCTTATTTTCAGTAATTGCTCTAATGGGCCTTGCCATTGATTCATTCGCTACTTTTAAGAATCCGAATGCCACTTCATCGCGACTCATCTGTGTACTCATATCTTTATTGATGATTTCCgtcaattcatcaaatttcttaGCAGTAGCTTCTAAGTCCAAAGATTCGTCCTCGTTGGGTCCAAAGATTTTGGGGAAGAATTCAGGTACCAAACGACCCAACAATAAATTTGCATCAGTAATTGTTAGCGGTCCTCCCTTACGATAGGCGGCAGGACCAGGATCGGCGGTTGCAGAATCTGGACCAACTCTGAATAGGCCATTTTCCCAAAATAATCTTGAACTACCACCCGCTGCGACGGTACTTATATTAAGTTGTGGAGATTGAATTACAATGCCTGCAGTTGTTGTTTCGAAGACATGTTCCAATTTAGCATCACCAAATCTACTTACATCTGTCGAAGTACCCCCCAtatcaaatccaattaaTGGGATATCATTTTTATGGTTATAGCAAGTATTTGAATAGCCAACGACACCACCAGCAGGTCCTGATAAAATAGATTTTAAACCTGAAAATCTGTGACCTTCTACGAGACCACCATCTGATTGCATGAACTGAATGGTTGTATTTTCGTCATTAATCAATCCAGATTGTATACTCTCCAAGTATTTCTTGATGACTGGCGTTAGATATGCATCAGCTACAGCGCTATGGGATCTAGGTAGGTGCTTAATCATGGGAGAAACCTGGGACGATAGAGAGACATGTTTAAACCCAATATCTTGGGCAATACGTCctatcaatttttcatgttctGGAAAAGTATAGGAATGTAAGAAAGCCACCGCAATGGATCTAATGCCCTTATCGTAGATATTCTTCAGAGTGGTCGTAACCTCAGTAACATCAGGAACTTTTAAAATTCGAACCACTTCACCGCTAGTTCCCAAAACCGTATTTTTTGTTGCGCTAGCGACAGATTTATGATTTATAGGATCTTCAGAGAAATCTTCCAGAGTAACCcgttcatcaatttcagcaACCATATCGTAAAGCGGTTTAGGTCTTCTAATATTAAGGTCAAAAATATCAGGTCTTGATTGGTTACCAATAATCATAACATCTTTGAATC
It encodes the following:
- a CDS encoding uncharacterized protein (highly similar to uniprot|Q04869 Saccharomyces cerevisiae YMR315W Hypothetical ORF) → MSPLNVGIVGTGIFAKDMHLPCYQSYPDKFRIAAANNRTKSKAEDFAKLAGIPENKVYDTLDEVLQDKDIDFIDAMLPVQNNLDTAKKAIAAKKPILLEKPIAANLTQARELVKIAEASDVPVGIAENWLYLEVLEEAKKHIGKIGPIVAFTHNSTGPFVTSNKYLATTWRQNPEHIGGFLSDGGVHQMGLAASLVGEFDTVSALTRQVRKESGTDDIVFSTVSIRNSDVIGTFTYGSAFGATDKSVYLKIYGKNGSLLVDLSDKAQPVVKVRVGGTLETAGQEEVYPVKTDGTSGVKAEFLNFYETVSQKDKSLFRGSPRVTFHHLAVIGAFLDSSAKNGSPVKVEQP
- a CDS encoding uncharacterized protein (highly similar to uniprot|P28273 YKL215C Saccharomyces cerevisiae Hypothetical ORF), encoding MATDKIRIAIDRGGTFTDCIGNPGTGKQEDDVIIKLLSTDPKNYPDAPLEGIRRLLEIFTGQEIPRGKPLDISGVSSIRMGTTLATNCALERNGEPCAFITTKGFKDVMIIGNQSRPDIFDLNIRRPKPLYDMVAEIDERVTLEDFSEDPINHKSVASATKNTVLGTSGEVVRILKVPDVTEVTTTLKNIYDKGIRSIAVAFLHSYTFPEHEKLIGRIAQDIGFKHVSLSSQVSPMIKHLPRSHSAVADAYLTPVIKKYLESIQSGLINDENTTIQFMQSDGGLVEGHRFSGLKSILSGPAGGVVGYSNTCYNHKNDIPLIGFDMGGTSTDVSRFGDAKLEHVFETTTAGIVIQSPQLNISTVAAGGSSRLFWENGLFRVGPDSATADPGPAAYRKGGPLTITDANLLLGRLVPEFFPKIFGPNEDESLDLEATAKKFDELTEIINKDMSTQMSRDEVAFGFLKVANESMARPIRAITENKGHLVSKHRLVTFGGAGGQHAVAVAESLGIKEVLAHRYSSILSAYGIFLADVVEENQEACFMSLNNDENIRSVKSKLAQLEVKSKEALIAQGFDGSHIVYEKYLNLRYEGTETSLMILEENENWNFEQWFADSHKREFGFAFSDKNIIVDDVRVRAVGKSHVRKEESVDDQLQKYAPREVVASKEASLFKDVYFENSWVKTPVFRIDEMAYGTVVKGPAILADGTQTNIIPGNSIAHILKSHIFIKVLGKSGSGSLNESEFRLDPVMLSIFSHRFMDIAEQMGMQLQKTSTSTNVKERLDFSCALFDPEGNLVANAPHLPVHLGSMSTCISAQAKLWRGKLKDGDVIVSNHPEIGGTHLPDITVISPAFSETGELIFYVASRAHHADIGGILPGSVPPNSKELYEEGASIYSELIVREGVFQEELITKLLLEEPAKYPGCSGARRISDNISDLKAQIAANNKGIQLISKMIDESGLNVIVKYMKAIQENASQTIKKMLKQLTQHFGKTHFIGDDLMDDGTLIKLKISLDIEKEEYVFDFEGTSPQVYGNLNAPEAITNSAILYCLRCLVGEDIPLNQGCLKPLTIKIPKGSILSPINGIAVVGGNVLTSQRVTDVVLKTFHVMADSQGDCNNFTFGTGGRDPNTGIVSKGFGYYETICGGHGAGEDSWRGPGWNGTSAVHTNMTNTRITDSEIFERRYPVILREFSVRNGSGGQGKYFGGNGALRDIEFRQPVEASILSERRVIAPRGINGGADGERGLNLWIRDDGKNLINIGSKNSVKVKPGDRIIIMTPGGGGCGAYIA